The segment ATCGGAGACCGCGTTGCTGAAGACGTGACGATTCGCTACGAAACAGATGCAGCTTCATGGCACGATATGGAAATCGAAGTTCTGGATCGCTCTTTCCAACAAATGTATGACCTCGCGGGCTCAAATGTTTTGCTTCGCGAGACTTATAGTGTTGGCGACGATGTCACGATTTACAAATACCAGGATCTGCCAGGTGATACGACTTCGCAGAACATCATTAACCCGACAACGGGCAAACGCGAAATTCATATCGTTGACTTCGATGAAACAACTGACATCGGTCAAACGTTCTTTCAGGCAGAAATCACTCGCCAGTTCGGATACAACTGGGACAGCCCTGAAGAGTTGGGAACAGTGATTCAGGATGCAGCCAGTCAGTGGCAAGCGTTCCTTGACCTGAGCAGTTGGACTCAAGTGGATCCTCAGGATCCGAACTTCTTTGAGTCCGGCGATGGCGAGTGGTGGTACGACGGAAAAGCCAATTTCACAACGTTCGGTGCCAAGCACAATCCCTACGAAGATTTTAACGGCATTTGGGGCGTGACCGTTTCGCAATCGTTCAGCAATGGACTTCTGTCCAAAGTGAACTGGCTGACTTCGGTCGTCCAGTCGATGTAGCAAAAAAGTTTTCGCAACTTCGCGAACCTTCGGGTTCCAAAACGTTCATATCAGGCGGCATGTCAATTCTGGCGTGTCGCTTTCTTTATGGCGGTCCAATGAAGCTTAATCGTAACTCGTGATCAAACGATGAATTGACGTTTCCGTTGCAGTGCAGCGGGATGTTTTTCTTTTCTCGTTTGGAAACAATCATGACTACGAAATCCGCAGGTCGCAGAGACCTGTTGGATCGCGTGATACGAGCCCATCGGCCTGCATCTGTATCTGCCTCGCACGCTTACACTCGACTGATTGAAAGTGTGCGCGCGAAGACAGGTTTGCTCAGCCCGCGCTCGTTCTGCTCGCGATCCCAAAAACAACGCCGTACCACCGAAGCCAACGTTCAGGCAATCTCTCGGATGTCGCGATTCCCCGAGCGGATAATACGTTCTGCGTGGACTTGGACGCCAAGCCGGAACGTCGTCTACTCGCTTTCGAAACACCTGTTCGGACGCTTCGAAGTGCCCGAGTTTACTCATCGAGCCTGGTTTGGCGACATCGAGGACGTCCGAGTGTTGCTGGATATGGCCAGAGGCATCAGCCCGCGCAAAGCCATTGCGGAGAGCGGATTAGGTTCGCGTCTGACGAAAAAAGCGGCGCATCGGTTCGCCAATGCGCCAGACCGTTTCAGTATTCCCGAGACGATTCGATGGGCGCAGGCAATTGCGTTTGGAGCCAGCGACAAGTTGGCTTCGCGAATCGTCATCGCCTGTCGTGGCTATCGCTATGAAGAAACGTTCTGGCAGGAACTGCTTCGGTTCTTGATCTATGCCAGCAATGTTCAGCCGGGAGGTCGGGAGCGAAGCGTCGTCGCGCCGGACGACATCGAGCTTGCTGAAATTGCAAGGTTCGTGTGGCAGCAAAAATACGAAGACGTTTCCCGCGTGCTTGGCTATCGCGTGCACCATGATACTCCGTTGCAGCCAGAACTGTCGCTCAAAGGCAGAACGCTTCGGGCGTTTCGTCGCCACATGCAGAATTGGCGTAACGAAATTGAGATTCCCATGCACACGCCGATCAAGTTCGCGGTTCGAAACCGGGTTTGGGCTCCGTCGGGATTTGACAGGCTGTCCATCGATTGCGGAGAATCGCATTGGAAAATGGTTGAGATTCTTGAGTCCCTTCAACTGCGAATCGAAGGTGGGCTGATGCAGCACTGTGTCGCGTCGTACGAATCCTCTTGCCGTTCAGGCCGTTGCTCAATCTGGTCATTGAGAAAGTGTGTTGGTACCTGCGAACGCCCCGTTGTCACCGTGGAAGTATGGCCGGACAGTCGTCAGATTGTGCAGATGAAAGCCAGGCGAAATGCCGAACCAACAGACCACTCGCTGTCACTGATTCGTCGTTGGGCGGATGCGAATCAGTTGGCGATGTAGTTTGAACCCGCCTGAGTTATCTCCTTTACGTTTTGGCGTTACCGGTAGTAAAATTGCAGTACGTCAAACCTTTGAGTTGACGAACCACAATCATCGAGGCCAACTGTGAAAAAAATCTGCTTTCTAATTGTCGCTATCAACTTTCTGATCGTTGCTCCATTGGTTTTGAACGGTCAGGAAGCCAGCGTTCGCCCCGGGATCAACGACTCGTTCAATAAGCTTTCCGCTGAAGAACTGTCCACGTTCGTTGAGCGGTTCGAGAGCGAGGGTCGCGAGATCTACGACCTTCGTCAGGAAATCGTGAACGCCTGTCGTCTGCGGCCGGCGATGGTCGTTGCCGATATCGGAGCAGGAACCGGATTGTTCTCTCGGATGATGGCTCCGAACGTGGCAGAGCTGTTTGCTGTCGATATCAATCAAAAGTTTCTCGATCACGTTAAGGCAACTTGCAAAGATGATGGGTGCGAAAACGTCAAAGCTGTACTTTGTGACCAGACGTCCTGCGGGTTAGACGAAAATTCTGTTGACCTTGTTTTTGTCTGTGACACGTATCATCATTTCGAGTTTCCCTACAAGACGATGCGATCAATTCAGAAAGCGCTCAAGCCGGACGGTATGTTGGTGCTGGTTGAGTTTGATCGTGTGGAGGGGGAAAGTTCCGATTGGATTTTGAACCACGTTCGTGCTGATCGCGACACGTTTTCAAAAGAGATTGAGTTGGCCGGATTCGAGGAAGTTGAATTGATTGATGACATTTTTAAGACGTCGTACCTGAAACGATACAAAGTTTCGGATCGCAAAACGGCCAAGGGCCACACGACGGACACGCTGGATGATGTCCGTAAAGGATTGAAAGACGGAACAGCCGTTCTGATTGATGTTCGCGAAGAACGAGAATGGGACGGCGTGCACTTGTCGGACGCGACTTTGGTTCCGCTGAGTAAACTTCGATCCGGCGAGGAAGAAAAAAGCAAGCTCGTAGCGACATTGCCCAAAGGGAAAATTGTCTACGCTCATTGCCTCAGCGGTGGCCGCGTTCTCGCCGCCGCGAAATCCCTGGAGGACGTTGAAATCGACTTTCGACCTTTGCCACAGGGAATTCAAGAGCTTGTAGACGAAGGCTTTGAAAAAGCCAAGTAACATCGAACCGCTAAACCACCAAAACCGCAGCGCGATCAGTTTCGCGCTGCGGGGCGATTCTGTGGATCTGTTTCTACAGTTCGGCGATCTTGCGAAAGTCTGCTTTTAGTGACTGGTACAAGTCCTGGAAAACGGGGAACGCCGCGTCGTAGCGTTTTCTTGCCGCCGCCGTAGACGACGTTTTCTCCACGACTTTGATCGTTGCTTTGCAAGCGGCTGTCACGTCTTTGTATTCGCCGCCGCCAACCGCAGCCAGCAACGCCACACCGAACGCTGGTCCCTGTTCCGCATTGATGCGGACGACATTCTGGCCCATCACGCCGGCTTGGATTTCCCGCCAGACTTCGCTCTTCGCACCGCCGCCGGAAGCAATGATCTGCTTCACCGGTACGTTCAATTCTTTGATGATTGCCAGGCTGTCGCGAAGCGCGTAAGCGACGCCTTCGAGAATCGAACGGGTCATGTGGCCACGGTCGTGGCTCAGCGTCAGCCCCACAAAACTTCCGCGGGCGTTCGGGTCTGCATGCGGTGTTCTTTCGCCTGCAAGGTATGGCAAAAAGAACAGGCCTTCGCTGCCGGCCGAGATCTTGCTCGCCTCGCCGATCAACGTTTCGAACGGATCTTTCTTGCCAGCCGCCAACTCTTTCGCGATCGCTTCAACAAACCAGTTCAGTGCGCCGGCTGCGGTCAGCGTCACGCCCATCATGTGCCACTTGTCCCGGACCGCGTGGCAGAACGTATGAAGCCGTCCCGTTGGATCGACTTTCATCTCGTCACTGTGAACGAACATCACGCCGCTGGTCCCCAAAGACATCGACAGCGTCCCGCCGTTGACGACTCCTGTCCCCAACGCGTTGGCCGCGCAGTCTCCGGCACCACCAACGACGACGCAATCGGTCGTCAAGCCAAGCATTTTGGCCGCGTCCGGCGTTAAGTTGCCAGTAACGTCTTCGGATTCAAAAACTTCGCCGAACAGATCGCGATCAAGATCAAGTTTACTGAGCAGCGTCGTCGACCATTTCCGTTTTGCGACGTCCAGCAACAGCATGCCGCTCGCATCGCTAACTTCGGTTGCGTAAGTTCCAGTCATGCGTCGGCGAACGTCATCTTTTGGCAGCAGGATTTTGCGAACGCGATCGAACTTTTTCGGCTCGTTGTTCCGCATCCATAAAATCTTGGGCGCCGTGAAGCCCGTCAGTGCCGGATTGGCGACCATTTTGATCAGTTTTTTCCTGCCACCGGCGAGCGATTCAATCTCATCGCACTCGGCAGCGGTTCGCTGATCGTTCCAAAGCAACGCCTTGCGGATGACTTTGTCATTCTTGTCCAAAAACACACTGCCGTGCATCTGCCCGGAGAGTCCAATGGCTTTCACCGCGGCTGGTTTGACTTTCGCTTTGCGAACGGCCGCTTTGACTGTTTTGCAGACTGCCGACCACCAATCTTCCGGGTCCTGCTCGCTCCACATCGGCTTCGGGTGATATAGCGGATAGCTCTCGGAAGCCTCCGACAAAATTTTTCCTCCGGGCTCGATCAGGATGGTTTTCGTGCTGGAAGTCCCGATGTCGACGCCAAGGTAGTAGCTCATGAGTTTTTGCCAAACAATCCAGAAAGTGGTCCGTAGAAAATGCAGGCCAAAAGTTTAACATAAGAGAAAACATCGAACGATTGGACGGAATGTGAAAACAACTTTTGGAATCAAGCCTGGCACCGCGATTTGGTTGCTGTTTGCGGCCGGCGCGGCCATTCTTGCGATCGCAGGCTGCGACGCGAATACTGAGAGCGGATTTGCGACATCCGAAGAGACTGACGACAAGGTTCTGTACACGCCCGAACCGCTGAAGCTGTTGGCTATCGGTGTTCCAGACTTCGACGCAGAGATCTCTCGCCAGTGGGCTGCCGAGCGTGATGGCGACCTGAAAATTGAGCACCTCAGTTTGGACGAATTCGATACCTCGGATGCTTCCCAGGCCGACGTGGACTTGATTTTGCACCCGTCGACGATCAATGCTGATCTGGTCTCCAGAGGCATGGTTCGCGTCTTTCCGCGCGACGGACTGGACGATCCGGAAAT is part of the Mariniblastus fucicola genome and harbors:
- a CDS encoding PcfJ domain-containing protein; the protein is MTTKSAGRRDLLDRVIRAHRPASVSASHAYTRLIESVRAKTGLLSPRSFCSRSQKQRRTTEANVQAISRMSRFPERIIRSAWTWTPSRNVVYSLSKHLFGRFEVPEFTHRAWFGDIEDVRVLLDMARGISPRKAIAESGLGSRLTKKAAHRFANAPDRFSIPETIRWAQAIAFGASDKLASRIVIACRGYRYEETFWQELLRFLIYASNVQPGGRERSVVAPDDIELAEIARFVWQQKYEDVSRVLGYRVHHDTPLQPELSLKGRTLRAFRRHMQNWRNEIEIPMHTPIKFAVRNRVWAPSGFDRLSIDCGESHWKMVEILESLQLRIEGGLMQHCVASYESSCRSGRCSIWSLRKCVGTCERPVVTVEVWPDSRQIVQMKARRNAEPTDHSLSLIRRWADANQLAM
- a CDS encoding methyltransferase domain-containing protein, whose amino-acid sequence is MKKICFLIVAINFLIVAPLVLNGQEASVRPGINDSFNKLSAEELSTFVERFESEGREIYDLRQEIVNACRLRPAMVVADIGAGTGLFSRMMAPNVAELFAVDINQKFLDHVKATCKDDGCENVKAVLCDQTSCGLDENSVDLVFVCDTYHHFEFPYKTMRSIQKALKPDGMLVLVEFDRVEGESSDWILNHVRADRDTFSKEIELAGFEEVELIDDIFKTSYLKRYKVSDRKTAKGHTTDTLDDVRKGLKDGTAVLIDVREEREWDGVHLSDATLVPLSKLRSGEEEKSKLVATLPKGKIVYAHCLSGGRVLAAAKSLEDVEIDFRPLPQGIQELVDEGFEKAK
- the xylB gene encoding xylulokinase, which encodes MSYYLGVDIGTSSTKTILIEPGGKILSEASESYPLYHPKPMWSEQDPEDWWSAVCKTVKAAVRKAKVKPAAVKAIGLSGQMHGSVFLDKNDKVIRKALLWNDQRTAAECDEIESLAGGRKKLIKMVANPALTGFTAPKILWMRNNEPKKFDRVRKILLPKDDVRRRMTGTYATEVSDASGMLLLDVAKRKWSTTLLSKLDLDRDLFGEVFESEDVTGNLTPDAAKMLGLTTDCVVVGGAGDCAANALGTGVVNGGTLSMSLGTSGVMFVHSDEMKVDPTGRLHTFCHAVRDKWHMMGVTLTAAGALNWFVEAIAKELAAGKKDPFETLIGEASKISAGSEGLFFLPYLAGERTPHADPNARGSFVGLTLSHDRGHMTRSILEGVAYALRDSLAIIKELNVPVKQIIASGGGAKSEVWREIQAGVMGQNVVRINAEQGPAFGVALLAAVGGGEYKDVTAACKATIKVVEKTSSTAAARKRYDAAFPVFQDLYQSLKADFRKIAEL